A DNA window from Pseudomonas wuhanensis contains the following coding sequences:
- a CDS encoding glucose/quinate/shikimate family membrane-bound PQQ-dependent dehydrogenase, translating into MSADGAFSRSRLLPSLLGIVLLLMGLALLAGGIKLSMLGGSLYYLLAGIGLMLTGGLLLADRYAALSLYAVVLFASTVWALWEVGLDWWQLVPRLALLFALGIVMLLPWFRRPLRTGEFNPVGTGVLSAAVVITGIAALASLFTNPGEIKGELNRDAVPGMTNTAPAMPDGDWNSYGRSAHGDRYSPLAQITPQNVSKLVPAWTYRTGDLPGPNDPGETTAENTPLKANGMLYVCTPHSQVIALDPDTGKELWRFDPKLSTQNAANFKGWAHMTCRGVTYHDDAAYTSEQSPTGTANAPVASVCPRRIFLPTADTRLIALNADTGKMCEDFGNGGQVDLTTNIGEFTAGGYYSTSPPAVTKDLVVIGGHVTDNVSIDEPSGVIRAFDVHTGKLVWNWDSGNPDDTTPIAEGKVYTRNSPNMWSIFSVDEKLGMIYLPMGNQTPDQFGGARTPESELHAAGLTALDIATGKVRWHFQFTHHDLWDMDVGGQPTLMDLKTADGVKPAVLASTKQGSIYVLDRSNGQPIVPIKEIPVPQGAVEGDHTSPTQPMSDLNFVPPTLKERDMWGVTPFDQMLCRIDFKSLRYDGMFTPPSLQGSIVYPGNFGVFDWGGISVDPVRQIAFVNPSYMAFKSKLIPAAEIAKQGPRVSETEGVQPNKGAPYGVILEALLSPMGLPCQAPAWGYVAAVDLTTNKTIWMHKNGTVRDSSPVPIPLSMGVPSLGGAFTTASGVAFLSGTLDQYLRAYDVKNGKQLWEGRLPAGAQTTPMTYTGKDGKQYVLVVAGGHGSLGTKQGDYVIAYKLSE; encoded by the coding sequence ATGAGCGCTGATGGTGCTTTCAGTCGAAGCCGTCTGCTGCCGAGCCTGCTCGGTATCGTGCTTCTACTAATGGGCCTGGCCTTGCTGGCCGGGGGGATCAAGCTGAGCATGCTCGGCGGCTCACTGTATTACCTGCTGGCCGGTATCGGCCTGATGCTGACCGGCGGGCTGCTGCTGGCCGACCGTTATGCGGCGCTGAGCCTGTACGCGGTGGTGCTGTTCGCCAGTACGGTCTGGGCACTGTGGGAAGTCGGCCTGGACTGGTGGCAGCTGGTGCCACGTCTGGCGCTGCTCTTTGCCCTCGGTATCGTCATGCTGCTGCCATGGTTTCGTCGCCCATTGCGTACTGGCGAATTCAACCCGGTCGGCACCGGCGTGCTGAGTGCTGCCGTGGTCATCACTGGTATCGCCGCGCTCGCCAGCCTGTTCACCAACCCCGGTGAAATCAAAGGCGAACTGAATCGGGACGCTGTGCCTGGCATGACCAACACCGCCCCGGCCATGCCCGATGGCGACTGGAACTCCTACGGCCGCAGCGCCCATGGCGATCGCTACTCGCCACTGGCGCAGATCACACCGCAGAACGTCAGCAAACTGGTTCCCGCCTGGACCTACCGCACCGGCGACCTGCCTGGCCCAAACGACCCGGGCGAAACCACCGCCGAAAACACCCCGCTCAAAGCCAACGGCATGCTGTATGTCTGCACGCCACACAGCCAGGTGATCGCGCTGGACCCGGACACCGGCAAGGAACTCTGGCGTTTCGATCCGAAGCTCTCCACGCAAAACGCGGCGAACTTCAAGGGTTGGGCGCACATGACCTGCCGTGGCGTGACCTATCACGATGACGCCGCCTACACGTCCGAGCAGAGCCCGACCGGCACGGCCAACGCGCCAGTGGCCAGCGTCTGCCCGCGCCGGATCTTCCTGCCGACCGCCGACACCCGTCTGATCGCCCTGAACGCCGACACCGGCAAAATGTGCGAAGACTTCGGCAACGGTGGCCAGGTTGACCTGACGACCAACATCGGTGAATTCACCGCCGGCGGTTATTACTCGACTTCGCCACCGGCAGTCACCAAAGACCTGGTGGTGATTGGCGGCCACGTGACCGACAACGTTTCCATCGACGAGCCAAGCGGTGTGATCCGCGCGTTCGACGTGCACACCGGCAAACTGGTGTGGAATTGGGACAGCGGCAACCCGGACGACACCACACCGATTGCCGAAGGCAAGGTCTACACCCGCAACTCGCCGAACATGTGGTCCATCTTCAGCGTCGATGAAAAACTCGGCATGATCTACCTGCCGATGGGCAACCAGACCCCGGATCAGTTCGGTGGCGCGCGTACTCCTGAATCGGAACTGCACGCCGCCGGCCTGACCGCGCTGGACATCGCCACCGGCAAGGTACGCTGGCACTTCCAGTTCACTCACCATGACCTGTGGGACATGGATGTCGGTGGCCAGCCAACCCTGATGGACCTGAAAACCGCAGACGGTGTGAAACCGGCGGTGCTCGCGTCCACCAAGCAAGGCAGCATCTACGTGCTGGACCGCAGCAATGGTCAGCCGATCGTACCGATCAAGGAAATTCCGGTGCCGCAAGGCGCAGTGGAAGGCGACCACACTTCGCCGACCCAACCGATGTCCGACCTGAACTTCGTGCCGCCGACCCTCAAGGAACGCGACATGTGGGGCGTGACCCCGTTCGATCAGATGCTGTGCCGGATCGACTTCAAATCCCTGCGTTACGACGGCATGTTCACCCCGCCGTCGCTGCAAGGCTCGATCGTTTATCCCGGTAACTTCGGTGTGTTCGACTGGGGCGGTATCTCGGTTGACCCGGTGCGTCAGATTGCTTTCGTGAACCCGAGCTACATGGCGTTCAAATCGAAACTGATCCCGGCCGCGGAAATCGCCAAACAAGGCCCCCGCGTCAGCGAAACCGAAGGCGTGCAGCCCAACAAAGGCGCGCCTTACGGCGTGATCCTCGAGGCTCTGCTGTCGCCAATGGGCCTGCCGTGCCAGGCACCGGCCTGGGGCTACGTGGCGGCGGTCGATTTGACCACCAACAAAACCATCTGGATGCACAAGAACGGCACCGTGCGCGACAGCTCGCCGGTTCCAATCCCTCTGAGCATGGGCGTACCGAGCCTGGGCGGGGCCTTCACCACTGCCAGTGGCGTGGCCTTCCTGAGCGGCACCCTCGACCAGTACCTGCGCGCCTACGACGTGAAAAACGGCAAGCAACTGTGGGAAGGCCGCCTGCCAGCCGGCGCGCAAACCACACCGATGACCTACACCGGTAAAGACGGCAAGCAATACGTGCTCGTTGTTGCGGGTGGTCACGGATCGCTGGGCACCAAGCAAGGTGACTATGTGATTGCGTACAAACTGTCGGAATAA
- a CDS encoding siderophore-interacting protein, protein MTDVIVPSQSIHRVSHEIKRRRLEVLRVVDLTPRMRRITLGGPELAGFVSLGTDDHVKLLFPQNAAEHAALETLVLGAGKDNGPMPEMRDYTPRRYDLNTLELDIDFVLHGDGPASTWAEQAKPGQFLHIGGPRGSMIVPDIFDSYLLIGDETALPAIARRLEGLAANRRALVIVEVENGAEQQRLESAAQVDVIWVLREGGRNNLLTTVQQIKVPDGNLYAWVATESKVSRQIRRVLLDEHGLNEQFVKAVGYWRLDDSDEE, encoded by the coding sequence ATGACCGACGTTATCGTGCCATCCCAATCCATTCACCGTGTCAGCCACGAGATCAAACGCCGTCGCCTGGAAGTACTGCGGGTGGTCGACCTGACCCCGCGCATGCGCAGGATTACCCTGGGTGGCCCAGAGCTGGCTGGCTTCGTCAGCCTCGGAACGGACGACCACGTCAAACTGCTGTTCCCACAAAATGCAGCGGAACATGCGGCGCTGGAAACCCTGGTACTCGGTGCCGGCAAGGACAACGGGCCGATGCCTGAGATGCGCGACTACACGCCTCGCCGTTACGACCTGAATACGCTGGAGCTGGACATCGACTTCGTGCTGCACGGCGACGGCCCTGCCTCGACCTGGGCCGAGCAGGCCAAACCCGGCCAGTTCCTGCACATCGGCGGGCCTCGGGGCTCGATGATCGTGCCGGACATCTTCGACAGCTATCTGCTGATCGGCGACGAAACCGCCCTGCCCGCCATCGCCCGCCGGCTCGAAGGCCTGGCTGCCAATCGGCGTGCATTGGTGATCGTGGAAGTGGAAAACGGCGCCGAACAACAACGCCTGGAAAGCGCCGCGCAGGTCGACGTGATATGGGTATTGCGTGAGGGTGGCAGAAACAACCTGCTGACCACCGTGCAACAAATCAAAGTGCCCGATGGCAATCTGTATGCGTGGGTGGCGACCGAGTCCAAAGTGTCGCGGCAGATCCGCCGGGTATTGCTCGATGAGCACGGCCTGAACGAGCAGTTTGTGAAGGCTGTCGGTTACTGGCGACTGGATGACAGCGACGAGGAGTAA
- a CDS encoding PadR family transcriptional regulator, producing MRDHHSPHREHGDGRDGFEKRPGPGRERGGRGPRVFAPGDLKLLLLALIAEQPCHGYDLIRQIESMFDGAYSPSPGVIYPTLTFLEESEMILGDAEGGKKRYSITDAGRLSLSEQAIALDGVRMRIEVSKRSLRGHDRPAEIHEAVHNLRHALQMHHGRWSPEEILRVRDLLNNTAKAIVDGPAVQPTSEKAE from the coding sequence ATGAGAGACCATCATTCCCCCCACCGTGAACACGGCGACGGCCGCGACGGCTTCGAGAAACGCCCAGGGCCCGGCCGCGAGCGCGGTGGACGTGGGCCGCGAGTATTCGCCCCCGGTGACCTGAAATTGCTGCTGTTGGCACTGATCGCCGAACAGCCATGCCATGGCTATGACCTGATCCGCCAGATCGAAAGCATGTTCGACGGTGCCTACAGCCCCAGCCCTGGTGTGATTTACCCGACCCTGACCTTCCTTGAAGAAAGCGAAATGATCCTGGGCGATGCCGAGGGCGGAAAAAAACGCTACAGCATCACCGACGCCGGACGTCTGTCTTTAAGTGAACAAGCGATTGCCCTGGACGGCGTGCGCATGCGCATCGAAGTCAGCAAGCGCTCGTTGCGCGGTCATGACCGCCCCGCCGAAATTCACGAAGCGGTGCACAACCTGCGCCATGCCCTGCAAATGCACCATGGCCGCTGGAGCCCGGAAGAAATCCTGCGGGTACGCGACCTGCTCAACAACACGGCCAAAGCCATCGTCGACGGCCCTGCCGTTCAACCCACTTCGGAGAAAGCCGAATGA
- a CDS encoding DUF6124 family protein, with the protein MFKETPNPPETENVSPYESNDSKKFHDAANRALDHYLNPTALKSPVARKPSTMYMVAPDIKDEDLLAHTCESLAQASVMASDIAGYLEGPHRHTVMAIQQIVMLAELAVNRMLDNVAIPKPAPHS; encoded by the coding sequence ATGTTCAAAGAAACACCGAATCCCCCTGAAACCGAGAACGTTTCGCCCTACGAATCCAACGATTCAAAAAAATTCCACGACGCCGCTAACCGCGCGCTCGATCACTACCTCAACCCCACCGCCCTCAAATCCCCCGTGGCCCGCAAGCCGAGCACGATGTATATGGTCGCGCCGGATATCAAAGACGAAGACCTGTTGGCTCACACCTGTGAATCGTTGGCCCAGGCGAGTGTGATGGCGAGTGATATTGCGGGGTATCTGGAAGGGCCGCACCGGCACACGGTGATGGCGATTCAACAGATCGTCATGTTGGCAGAACTGGCGGTGAACCGGATGCTGGATAACGTTGCCATCCCAAAACCTGCGCCACACAGCTAA
- a CDS encoding carbohydrate porin translates to MPDFQTPRDSAVLPPVASRKALNLIGGFTALGLATCTQAAPAFDSDSPWMLGDWNGTRTELSEKGYDFKVDYTGEMGSNLHGGYDHDRTARYSDQFGFGTHLDLQKILGWDDAEFQLTITERNGNNISNDRINDPRVGGFTSAQEVWGRGQTWRLTQMWYQQKFFDQKLDIKVGRFGEGEDFNSFPCDFQNLAFCGSQVGNWVGDIWYNWPVSQWAMRVKYHLTPQLYAQIGAYEQNPSNLDRDNGFKLSGSGTQGAILPVELVWTPKFNGLPGEYRAGYYYSNAKATDVYKDSNGQPAALSGEAYRSASSKHGVWLGIQQQLTSRASDNSRGLSVFANGTMHDKKTNAIDNYVQAGVVYKGLFDARARDDIGFALARVHVNPAYRKNAEATNQARAVFDYDDPSFLPPQDTEYSAELYYGVHVTNWLTVRPNLQYIRHPGGVDKVDDALIGGIKIQSSF, encoded by the coding sequence ATGCCTGATTTTCAAACTCCGCGAGACAGCGCTGTCTTACCCCCTGTGGCCAGTCGAAAAGCTCTCAACCTGATTGGCGGATTCACCGCATTGGGCCTCGCCACCTGCACCCAGGCTGCGCCCGCCTTCGACAGCGATTCGCCGTGGATGCTCGGTGACTGGAACGGCACGCGCACCGAACTTTCGGAAAAAGGCTACGACTTCAAGGTCGATTACACCGGTGAAATGGGCAGCAACCTGCACGGGGGCTACGACCATGACCGCACTGCTCGCTACAGCGACCAGTTCGGCTTTGGCACCCACCTGGACTTGCAGAAGATTCTCGGCTGGGACGACGCTGAATTTCAGCTGACCATCACCGAACGCAACGGCAACAACATCAGCAACGACCGGATCAACGACCCGCGTGTCGGCGGTTTCACTTCGGCTCAGGAAGTCTGGGGCCGCGGCCAGACCTGGCGCCTGACGCAGATGTGGTATCAGCAGAAATTCTTCGACCAGAAGCTCGACATCAAGGTCGGCCGTTTCGGCGAAGGCGAAGACTTCAACAGCTTCCCTTGCGACTTCCAGAACCTGGCGTTCTGCGGCTCCCAGGTCGGCAACTGGGTGGGCGACATCTGGTACAACTGGCCGGTCAGCCAGTGGGCGATGCGCGTCAAATATCACCTGACGCCGCAGCTCTACGCGCAAATCGGGGCTTACGAGCAAAACCCGTCCAACCTGGATCGCGACAACGGCTTCAAGCTCAGCGGCAGCGGCACTCAGGGCGCGATCCTGCCGGTGGAACTGGTCTGGACTCCGAAATTCAATGGCCTGCCGGGTGAATACCGTGCCGGTTATTACTACAGCAATGCCAAGGCCACCGATGTTTACAAGGACAGCAACGGCCAACCGGCAGCGCTGAGTGGCGAGGCTTACCGTAGCGCATCGAGCAAGCATGGCGTGTGGCTCGGTATTCAGCAGCAGCTGACCAGCCGCGCCAGTGATAACTCTCGCGGCTTGAGCGTGTTCGCCAACGGCACGATGCACGACAAGAAGACCAACGCCATCGACAACTACGTCCAGGCTGGTGTCGTCTACAAAGGCTTGTTCGATGCTCGCGCCAGAGACGACATCGGTTTTGCCCTGGCCCGTGTCCACGTCAACCCGGCCTATCGCAAGAACGCCGAGGCCACCAACCAGGCCCGCGCCGTCTTCGATTACGACGACCCATCGTTTCTGCCGCCACAAGACACCGAATACAGCGCCGAACTCTATTACGGCGTGCATGTCACGAACTGGCTGACCGTGCGCCCGAACCTGCAATACATCCGCCACCCCGGTGGCGTGGACAAGGTCGATGACGCGCTGATTGGCGGGATCAAGATCCAGTCGTCGTTCTGA
- a CDS encoding CS1-pili formation C-terminal domain-containing protein: MFPMTPIAAALALLFCASAAAAPVSAGTTPRSLLAQAKGLPADFEEHFFDVPLAVRVELDHQPLGEAMVVLSRDDRITLLEFTDTSENRFGAAEREKWASTLKPGVPLGNCTGQCPDQLLAVHYSLENSLVSILTENAERDLEAKRYYDQPEGGSSGLMVRNQLNLNGGQDQDLGGRFGLEASASLGNWSQTFNMQLARLGGPDEQLYHAVHELYTQRELPGSFVRLGYFTPNSEGLTRQPRSFGTSPDTAVGLMYGSSDSLAIDSSRPSVYPVYVTANRQASVEIYRDGLLINTQSVPAGLQTLDTRPLPGGIYEVEVRLIEDGQTTSSTQELIYKPNNWRNLDERWRYNLFAGQETKLLSNWDQQASGDATAGASLNYLLHPRVILGLSARQVREKLQYGSSIDWTLANNTSLFANLYQTEDHGTGADLQGLYNYGAGSLVISHNRSWLDTRNIYDTLPDGTRVRQRNVFTGQTSNSSLALNHRISRKSSLNARVSHSDGNTEGVGVDLGWTQRTVVFGSDANWRLSLFDRPGSYSSGDARNRGVDLSINMALGGPDQQVTGSIGTRTARDGGRDNNASIGYRKNLRDHVLQNVSVTALTDTYGIGLSSLANFRTDAVNGDGFVQRSSYNGNFTGGLNLDSTLIVGGQRMTLTSQHQGRGAGMIVDVESDIDGIALRADDLSGGSAALRPGRNFIPITAYKNSSVSFDFEGNHVPAASIEPARTRYHLNKGGVEYRKVRVMKTLTVLGRLLDAQGQPLKGHHVINHASRGVSEVDGFFSMEMNAGSPTLEVRHADQLLCQFRLDVGKHRSENDVLMIGDLRCTPDTLADATFKDATAS, encoded by the coding sequence ATGTTCCCGATGACACCCATCGCGGCTGCGCTTGCGCTGTTGTTTTGTGCCAGTGCAGCGGCGGCTCCTGTTTCCGCCGGTACGACACCGCGAAGTCTCCTGGCTCAGGCCAAAGGTCTGCCGGCGGATTTCGAGGAGCATTTTTTTGATGTGCCTCTGGCTGTTCGGGTGGAACTCGATCATCAGCCGCTGGGAGAGGCCATGGTGGTGTTGTCTCGCGATGATCGCATCACCCTCCTCGAATTTACCGATACCAGCGAAAACCGCTTCGGCGCTGCCGAGCGTGAGAAATGGGCCAGCACCCTCAAGCCGGGCGTGCCACTGGGCAATTGCACGGGTCAATGCCCGGATCAGCTATTGGCGGTGCACTACAGCCTGGAAAATTCGTTGGTGTCGATCCTCACCGAAAACGCTGAGCGCGATCTGGAAGCCAAGCGTTACTACGACCAACCCGAAGGCGGCAGTAGCGGCCTGATGGTGCGCAATCAGCTCAACCTCAATGGTGGGCAGGATCAGGATCTGGGCGGCCGTTTCGGCCTCGAAGCCAGCGCCAGCCTGGGCAACTGGAGCCAGACGTTCAACATGCAACTGGCTCGCCTCGGCGGGCCGGATGAGCAGCTTTATCACGCAGTCCACGAACTCTACACACAGCGTGAGTTACCCGGCAGTTTCGTTCGCCTGGGCTATTTCACCCCTAACTCCGAAGGTCTGACGCGCCAGCCCCGTTCATTCGGCACCAGTCCCGACACGGCCGTCGGCCTGATGTACGGCAGTTCCGACAGTCTGGCGATCGACAGTTCCCGGCCCAGCGTGTACCCGGTTTATGTGACGGCGAACCGTCAGGCGTCCGTGGAGATTTACCGCGACGGCCTGTTGATCAATACCCAATCAGTGCCCGCCGGCTTGCAAACCCTCGATACCCGCCCGTTGCCCGGCGGCATTTATGAGGTGGAAGTGCGCCTGATCGAGGACGGTCAAACCACCTCGAGTACTCAGGAGCTGATCTACAAACCGAACAACTGGCGCAACCTTGATGAGCGCTGGCGCTACAACCTGTTCGCCGGGCAGGAAACCAAATTGCTCAGCAACTGGGATCAACAGGCCAGCGGCGATGCGACCGCTGGCGCATCGCTCAACTACCTGTTGCACCCGCGAGTGATTCTCGGGCTGTCGGCCCGTCAGGTGCGCGAAAAACTGCAATACGGCAGTTCCATCGACTGGACGCTGGCCAACAACACCAGCCTCTTTGCCAATCTTTACCAGACCGAAGATCACGGCACCGGCGCCGATCTGCAGGGGCTCTACAACTATGGCGCCGGCAGTCTGGTGATCAGCCACAACCGCAGTTGGCTCGACACCCGCAACATTTACGACACGCTGCCTGACGGTACCCGGGTGCGTCAGCGCAACGTATTCACCGGTCAGACCAGCAATTCATCGCTGGCGCTGAACCATCGCATCAGCCGCAAGAGTTCACTCAATGCCCGGGTGTCCCACAGTGACGGCAACACCGAAGGCGTGGGTGTCGACCTGGGCTGGACGCAACGCACTGTGGTGTTTGGCAGCGACGCCAATTGGCGCCTGTCGCTGTTTGATCGTCCAGGCAGTTACAGCAGTGGCGATGCGCGCAATCGCGGGGTCGACTTGAGCATCAACATGGCGTTGGGCGGGCCGGACCAGCAGGTCACAGGCAGCATCGGTACCCGCACCGCCCGGGATGGCGGCCGCGACAACAACGCCTCGATCGGCTACCGCAAGAACCTGCGGGACCATGTCTTGCAGAACGTCTCGGTGACGGCGCTCACCGACACTTACGGCATTGGTCTTTCGAGCTTGGCGAACTTTCGTACCGACGCAGTCAATGGCGACGGCTTTGTCCAGCGCTCGTCTTATAACGGCAACTTCACCGGTGGCCTGAATCTGGACAGCACGCTGATCGTTGGAGGCCAACGCATGACGTTGACCAGCCAGCATCAGGGCCGTGGTGCCGGGATGATCGTCGACGTCGAGTCCGACATCGACGGCATTGCCTTGCGCGCCGATGACTTGAGCGGTGGCAGCGCGGCGTTGCGCCCGGGGCGCAACTTCATCCCGATCACCGCCTACAAAAACAGCTCCGTGAGCTTCGACTTCGAAGGCAATCACGTGCCGGCGGCCAGCATCGAACCGGCGCGTACCCGCTATCACCTGAACAAGGGTGGCGTCGAGTACCGCAAGGTGCGGGTGATGAAAACCCTCACCGTGCTGGGCCGTCTGCTCGACGCACAGGGCCAGCCGCTCAAGGGACACCACGTGATCAACCACGCCAGCCGTGGGGTCAGTGAGGTCGATGGCTTCTTCTCGATGGAAATGAATGCCGGCTCTCCAACCCTGGAAGTGCGTCATGCCGACCAGTTGCTGTGCCAGTTCCGGCTCGATGTGGGTAAGCACCGCAGCGAAAACGATGTGCTGATGATCGGTGATTTGCGTTGCACGCCGGACACGTTGGCGGATGCCACTTTCAAGGACGCTACGGCGAGCTGA
- a CDS encoding VF530 family DNA-binding protein, giving the protein MTEQNTNPLHGVTLEQILNALVEHYEWSGLAERIDIRCFKSDPSIKSSLTFLRKTPWAREKVERLYVKLMRTKRPV; this is encoded by the coding sequence ATGACCGAACAGAACACCAACCCGCTGCACGGCGTGACGCTGGAACAGATCCTCAACGCCCTGGTTGAACACTACGAATGGTCGGGGCTGGCCGAGCGCATCGATATCCGCTGCTTCAAGAGTGACCCGAGCATCAAGTCGAGCCTGACATTCCTGCGCAAAACCCCGTGGGCGCGGGAGAAGGTCGAACGCCTGTACGTGAAGTTGATGCGCACCAAGCGACCGGTCTGA
- a CDS encoding Pr6Pr family membrane protein: protein MVIPSTPGSAARRRCVAVAAVLGWAGLTIQLYLILYLRWSVAASLLGGLVSFFSFFTVLTNTLVAVVLTCELTSRESAARRWFLQPWVSSGIAVSIAVVGVAYSLLLRHLWHPEGWQWLADELMHDVMPLLFLAYWWCCVPKGTLRLRHIAVWAIYPLVYFGYALWRGHLLAVYPYPFIDVDKLGYPQVFVNAGGLLAGFVLISLLVIGLDRWRTDRK from the coding sequence ATGGTCATACCCTCGACGCCAGGTTCTGCCGCGAGGCGTCGTTGTGTTGCCGTGGCTGCGGTTTTGGGCTGGGCGGGCTTAACCATTCAGCTGTACCTGATTCTTTACTTGCGCTGGAGTGTTGCGGCCAGTCTGCTGGGTGGGCTGGTGAGTTTTTTCAGCTTTTTTACCGTGCTGACCAACACGCTGGTGGCGGTGGTGCTGACCTGTGAATTGACGTCCCGAGAATCGGCGGCGCGGCGCTGGTTTTTGCAGCCGTGGGTGAGCAGTGGGATTGCGGTGAGCATCGCCGTGGTCGGTGTGGCGTACAGCCTGTTGTTGCGCCACTTGTGGCATCCCGAAGGCTGGCAATGGCTGGCCGATGAGCTGATGCATGACGTCATGCCGCTGCTGTTTCTGGCTTATTGGTGGTGCTGCGTGCCCAAAGGTACATTGCGACTGCGGCACATTGCGGTGTGGGCGATCTATCCGCTGGTGTACTTCGGCTATGCGTTATGGCGCGGGCATCTGCTGGCGGTTTATCCCTATCCGTTCATTGATGTGGACAAACTGGGTTATCCACAGGTGTTTGTGAATGCCGGGGGATTGTTGGCGGGGTTTGTGCTGATTTCACTGCTGGTGATTGGGCTGGATCGGTGGCGCACGGATCGCAAGTGA
- a CDS encoding CS1 type fimbrial major subunit: MFKKIAIAAPLAVLALSSSVVFAAGEARHSISLVAHVPTNGFYVVPTDFDLINKDQDMSFQPGTGKMRDVEGFFDVRNNNGSVHASLESAPKLISGANTIDLKVELNNRQLTLTPQLVVGEAESDVNYRAPLKISAVGTTFTPGDYTGVVAMTFDAVPPVVTP; the protein is encoded by the coding sequence ATGTTCAAAAAAATCGCAATTGCTGCCCCTCTGGCTGTTCTGGCTCTGAGTTCCTCCGTCGTATTCGCCGCAGGCGAAGCTCGCCATTCCATCAGCCTTGTGGCTCACGTGCCGACCAACGGTTTTTATGTAGTGCCGACTGACTTTGACCTGATCAACAAGGATCAGGACATGAGCTTCCAGCCAGGCACCGGCAAGATGAGAGACGTTGAGGGGTTCTTCGATGTGCGTAACAACAACGGTTCGGTTCATGCCAGCCTGGAAAGCGCGCCCAAATTGATCTCTGGTGCCAACACCATTGATTTGAAAGTCGAGTTGAATAACAGGCAACTCACGCTGACACCGCAACTGGTTGTGGGTGAAGCCGAGTCCGACGTGAACTATCGCGCGCCGCTGAAAATCAGTGCGGTAGGCACAACTTTTACTCCGGGTGACTACACCGGTGTGGTGGCGATGACCTTCGATGCAGTACCTCCGGTCGTTACTCCGTAA
- a CDS encoding IS110 family transposase has translation MSKSTSKKNSLSANNLSACTTVAVDLAKSVFQVAGEDHLGQVIYEKRLKSREAFSTFLRQLPPGTSVLMETGPGAQAWARLLLEQGNQPRILPAQHVAKHRSGPKNDRNDVLAILRAGRDERAHAVPVKTVAGLEMQALHRVRRRYVKEHTAMGNQMRGLLLEHGFSIPQGKAAIDRNVTQPLEDSSQPIPALLHELIAELLAEWKHMAERIEVMTGRLERAVREDDTAKRLMTVRGVGPIFSSAVIAKQTEPERFANARDFAAYFGTVPEQYSSGNTIRLGKMAKRGDAYIRSLAIQGAHAVLRQLNPSSDHPDDRRLQRRLGRHGQKGAAARLANRNLRIIWVLRQNKDTYHRQPTERQEVVIGQ, from the coding sequence ATGAGCAAGAGTACGTCGAAAAAGAATTCCCTGTCTGCAAACAACCTTTCGGCCTGTACCACCGTAGCCGTGGATCTGGCGAAGAGTGTGTTTCAAGTAGCGGGTGAAGATCATCTGGGTCAAGTGATCTACGAGAAACGCCTCAAATCCCGTGAAGCCTTTTCCACCTTCTTGCGCCAATTGCCACCTGGCACCTCGGTCTTGATGGAAACCGGCCCAGGTGCGCAGGCTTGGGCCCGGTTGCTGCTGGAACAGGGCAATCAGCCTCGAATCCTGCCGGCTCAGCATGTGGCCAAGCATCGCAGCGGACCGAAGAACGACCGTAACGACGTGTTGGCCATCCTGCGCGCCGGCCGGGACGAGCGTGCTCACGCCGTGCCGGTCAAAACCGTAGCCGGGCTGGAAATGCAAGCGTTGCACCGAGTACGCCGGCGCTACGTGAAAGAGCACACCGCCATGGGCAACCAGATGCGTGGATTGCTGCTGGAACATGGTTTTTCCATCCCCCAGGGCAAAGCAGCCATTGACCGAAACGTCACTCAGCCACTCGAAGACTCCAGCCAGCCGATCCCCGCGTTGCTACACGAGCTGATCGCCGAATTGCTCGCTGAGTGGAAGCACATGGCTGAACGTATCGAAGTGATGACCGGGCGCCTGGAGCGCGCAGTTCGTGAAGACGACACCGCGAAGCGGCTGATGACGGTACGCGGTGTCGGTCCGATCTTCTCCTCGGCCGTGATTGCCAAGCAGACCGAACCTGAGCGTTTTGCCAATGCCCGGGATTTTGCAGCTTACTTCGGCACAGTGCCCGAGCAGTACAGCAGTGGAAATACGATCCGGCTGGGCAAGATGGCCAAACGCGGGGATGCCTACATCCGCAGTCTGGCCATACAAGGTGCACATGCTGTCCTCAGACAGCTCAATCCCAGCTCGGATCATCCTGATGACCGCCGCCTGCAACGCAGGCTAGGCCGTCATGGACAGAAAGGGGCTGCGGCGCGTCTGGCCAACCGCAACCTGCGGATCATCTGGGTGTTACGGCAAAACAAAGACACCTATCACCGCCAGCCGACTGAGCGTCAGGAGGTGGTGATAGGTCAGTGA